In the genome of Mytilus edulis chromosome 3, xbMytEdul2.2, whole genome shotgun sequence, one region contains:
- the LOC139517612 gene encoding large ribosomal subunit protein P2-like, translating into MRYVAAYMLAVMGGIENPSVDDLKRIIGSVGIDSDNEKINLVISKLKGKNIEELVLKSQGLLASVCGGSESTCNQTGTPQVKEVSREDKEKPNDKDDGNDSDGSDGSDVSFGLLFD; encoded by the exons ATGAGATATGTAGCAGCATACATGTTGGCTGTGATGGGTGGCATTGAAAACCCATCAGTCGACGATTTGAAGAGGATTATTGGAAGTGTCGGGATTGATTCGGATAACGAGAAGATAAATCTTGTAATATCTAAGTTAAAAGGAAAGAACATAGAAGAATTGGTTTTGAAAA GTCAAGGTCTTCTGGCATCTGTATGTGGCGGGTCAGAATCAACTTGTAATCAGACAGGTACACCTCAAGTAAAag AAGTGTCTAGAGAAGATAAAGAAAAGCCTAATGACAAAGATGATGGCAATGACAGTGATGGGAGTGACGGGAGTGATGTTAGTTTCGGGTTGTTATTTGACTAA